A stretch of the Chiloscyllium plagiosum isolate BGI_BamShark_2017 chromosome 25, ASM401019v2, whole genome shotgun sequence genome encodes the following:
- the LOC122562866 gene encoding glutathione S-transferase theta-3-like isoform X1 encodes MGLELYLDLHSQPCRAVYIFAKKNNIAFEFKQVDLSAGQQYSEDFGKVNPLRLVPALKDGAFTMGESVAILKYLACKYKTPDHWYPADLQRRARVDEYLAWQHMTVRYQGSRIFMFRVTPLLL; translated from the exons ATGGGTTTGGAGCTGTACTTGGATCTGCACTCACAGCCCTGCCGGGCTGTCTACATTTTCGCCAAGAAGAATAACATTGCGTTTGAGTTTAAGCAGGTCGATC TGTCTGCAGGTCAGCAGTACAGTGAGGACTTTGGCAAAGTGAATCCCCTCAGACTGGTGCCAGCGCTCAAAGATGGAGCTTTCACCATGGGAGAGAG TGTGGCGATTCTCAAATACCTGGCGTGTAAATACAAGACGCCCGACCACTGGTACCCGGCTGATCTCCAGAGGCGTGCCCGAGTGGATGAGTATCTGGCCTGGCAGCACATGACCGTTCGATATCAGGGAAGCAGGATTTTCATGTTCAGGGTAACGCCACTACTTCTCTAG
- the LOC122562866 gene encoding glutathione S-transferase theta-3-like isoform X2: MGLELYLDLHSQPCRAVYIFAKKNNIAFEFKQVDLSIGQQYSEDFGKVNPLRLVPALKDGAFTMGESVAILKYLACKYKTPDHWYPADLQRRARVDEYLAWQHMTVRYQGSRIFMFRVTPLLL; this comes from the exons ATGGGTTTGGAGCTGTACTTGGATCTGCACTCACAGCCCTGCCGGGCTGTCTACATTTTCGCCAAGAAGAATAACATTGCGTTTGAGTTTAAGCAGGTCGATCTGTCAATAG GTCAGCAGTACAGTGAGGACTTTGGCAAAGTGAATCCCCTCAGACTGGTGCCAGCGCTCAAAGATGGAGCTTTCACCATGGGAGAGAG TGTGGCGATTCTCAAATACCTGGCGTGTAAATACAAGACGCCCGACCACTGGTACCCGGCTGATCTCCAGAGGCGTGCCCGAGTGGATGAGTATCTGGCCTGGCAGCACATGACCGTTCGATATCAGGGAAGCAGGATTTTCATGTTCAGGGTAACGCCACTACTTCTCTAG